The Montipora capricornis isolate CH-2021 chromosome 6, ASM3666992v2, whole genome shotgun sequence genome has a window encoding:
- the LOC138050972 gene encoding uncharacterized protein gives MEQELLEAELTATASEGEEQFDETDRESFVSRGIQVDLEVPCTHRFSIHILRSLCNSTQKEVKYFSQYTGFKCYERFRMVLEFVLPDLDKSCVINWDSKGAKQARIDSHSLFDSDPESVDPSSDSSDEDNPVTEERKYSLDVEDEFLLVLMKLRLGLTNTDLSVRFNVSEGTVSKLVTTWINYLYVRLGDLKIWPHRNVIIANMPASFKEKYPNTIIIIDATELRIQTSSSLLRQSQSYSSYKSTNTFKSLIGVDAKGGIIFVSQLYTGSISDKEIVIRSGFLNTLKDKLTVGEILSSDAVMADKGFDIGDELNKVNLHLNIPPFLQNQSAFSEGDVIKTQTVAQHRIHIERAIGKVRRFRIFSSEIPVTMFGLINQIWTVCCILSNFIEPILD, from the coding sequence ATGGAACAAGAACTTCTTGAAGCTGAACTTACTGCCACTGCTTCGGAGGGGGAAGAACAGTTTGATGAAACAGACAGAGAAAGTTTTGTTTCCAGGGGCATACAAGTTGACCTGGAGGTCCCATGCACACACAGGTTTTCAATACACATCTTAAGGTCCTTGTGCAACAGCACACAAAAAGAAGTTAAATACTTCTCCCAGTATACCGGTTTTAAATGTTATGAGAGATTTAGAATGGTACTAGAGTTTGTTTTGCCTGATCTTGACAAGTCATGTGTAATAAACTGGGATTCCAAAGGGGCAAAACAAGCTCGCATTGACTCACATTCTCTCTTTGATTCTGACCCTGAAAGTGTTGATCCATCCTCAGATTCAAGCGATGAAGACAACCCAGTCACCGAGGAAAGGAAATATAGTTTGGATGTTGAGGATGAATTTCTACTAGTATTAATGAAACTCAGACTGGGGTTAACAAACACTGATTTATCTGTTAGATTTAATGTATCTGAAGGAACTGTTTCTAAATTGGTCACAACTTGGATTAATTACTTATATGTACGTCTTGGTGATTTAAAGATATGGCCTCATAGAAACGTTATAATTGCCAATATGCCTGCTAGTTTTAAGGAGAAATATCCCAACACCATTATAATCATTGATGCCACAGAACTTAGAATACAAACTTCATCATCCCTTTTAAGGCAGTCCCAGAGCTACTCCAGTTACAAGTCAACTAACACGTTCAAAAGCCTCATTGGAGTTGATGCCAAGGGTGGGATTATTTTTGTGTCCCAGTTATATACCGGTTCAATTTCTGACAAGGAAATTGTTATCAGAAGTGGCTTTTTGAATACCCTTAAGGACAAACTAACAGTTGGGGAAATATTATCTTCTGATGCTGTCATGGCTGACAAGGGTTTTGACATAGGGGATGAGCTGAACAAAGTTAACCTGCATCTCAACATCCCCCCATTTCTTCAAAACCAAAGTGCATTTAGTGAAGGTGATGTAATAAAGACACAAACAGTAGCCCAGCACCGAATCCACATTGAGCGAGCAATTGGTAAAGTGCGCAGATTTAGAATATTTTCTAGTGAAATCCCGGTGACCATGTTTGGGCTTATTAACCAGATATGGACAGTGTGCTGTATTTTGTCAAACTTTATTGAGCCTATTCTTGACTAG